One Pseudodesulfovibrio senegalensis DNA segment encodes these proteins:
- a CDS encoding NADH-quinone oxidoreductase subunit J, translating to MELMGKVAFAVYTAVILAGAVVAVGSSSLVRALVGLITTLVGVAGMYMLLNSPFMAFMQLLIYVGAVSVLIFFAVMLTRADAAGDEAKPASIRKHLFALVGAASPAAILGWILMTRPVDSINTPPDVSINALGHELLGSYFLPFEIISAVLMIAMSGAVLLAWERRGRK from the coding sequence ATGGAACTCATGGGTAAAGTGGCTTTTGCCGTCTACACCGCCGTCATCCTCGCCGGTGCGGTGGTAGCCGTGGGCAGCAGCAGCCTTGTCCGGGCCCTTGTGGGGCTGATCACGACCCTTGTGGGCGTGGCAGGCATGTACATGCTGCTCAATTCGCCGTTCATGGCCTTCATGCAACTGCTTATCTACGTTGGAGCGGTGAGTGTGCTCATCTTCTTCGCGGTCATGCTCACACGGGCTGATGCCGCGGGTGATGAGGCCAAACCCGCCTCCATACGCAAACACCTGTTTGCCCTTGTGGGGGCAGCGTCTCCGGCCGCGATTTTGGGCTGGATTCTTATGACCCGCCCGGTGGACAGCATAAACACGCCTCCGGATGTGAGCATCAACGCGTTGGGACACGAGCTGCTTGGTTCGTATTTCCTGCCGTTCGAGATCATTTCAGCCGTACTGATGATCGCCATGTCCGGCGCAGTGCTGCTGGCATGGGAAAGGAGGGGACGCAAATGA
- the nuoK gene encoding NADH-quinone oxidoreductase subunit NuoK, whose translation MSTLVLYQLVALMLLTAGLFGITKRRSLVGMLIAVELMLNGAGLSIVAAAQLTEANATLGQLGTLFVMGLAAAEATLVLSIIVVVFRRFGSAKTGDITTLKE comes from the coding sequence ATGAGCACTCTCGTTCTTTACCAACTGGTGGCGCTCATGCTGCTTACTGCGGGACTCTTCGGAATCACCAAGCGCAGGAGTCTGGTGGGTATGCTGATCGCCGTGGAGCTCATGCTTAACGGGGCAGGGCTGTCCATTGTGGCGGCCGCGCAACTGACCGAGGCCAATGCGACGCTCGGGCAGTTGGGAACCCTGTTCGTCATGGGCCTGGCAGCAGCCGAGGCAACGCTCGTGCTGTCCATAATCGTGGTCGTGTTCAGGCGGTTCGGCTCCGCAAAAACCGGTGATATCACCACGTTGAAGGAATAG
- a CDS encoding monovalent cation/H+ antiporter subunit D family protein: protein MVNGVTIETTRLLMPVAATLVAPLLIWLARHDQNKREAMSFLAAGVTFLSVLSMAPMVLRGEVPGFELFTILPGIKVSFAADGLSMIFGLIASFLWIFATSYNIGYMRSLKEHAQTRYYICFAVAIFGAMGVAFAANVFTLYLFYEVITVFTYPLVAHHQDTDGFSGARKYIVYLMGTSKLFLLPAMVLTYVLTGSLDFNLHDIVHGMFSAQVLAEHPGLVGLTYILYIAGIGKAALMPFHNWLPSAMVAPTPVSALLHAVAVVKAGVFCVCRIILSGFGTGVLGKLTFSDMSFSILGSVWFAPGTFMGNLNLGLATAYVAAFTIVCASLIALTKDDIKARLAYSTVSQLSYVVIGVAMLSQFAVQGGVMHIAHHAFSKITLFFAAGAIYVATHIKKISLMDGLGRRMPWTFGAFGLASLSMIGVPPVCGFVSKWYLVKGTLQIDQTILLVALLASTALNAGYFVPILYRAFFRKPAPEANIEQYSEAPGVMVVPLFTTAVISVLLGLYPQTFLNFIKVFGNF, encoded by the coding sequence ATGGTCAACGGAGTCACAATCGAAACCACACGGTTGCTGATGCCGGTAGCTGCTACCCTTGTCGCACCGCTTCTGATCTGGCTGGCTCGCCACGATCAGAACAAACGGGAAGCCATGAGCTTTCTCGCGGCTGGGGTCACGTTTCTCTCGGTATTGAGCATGGCACCCATGGTGCTGCGGGGCGAGGTGCCCGGGTTTGAACTCTTCACGATTCTTCCCGGCATCAAGGTCTCCTTTGCAGCAGACGGGCTTAGCATGATCTTCGGGCTGATCGCTTCCTTCCTCTGGATATTCGCGACCAGCTACAACATAGGGTACATGCGCAGTCTCAAAGAGCACGCGCAGACCCGCTACTATATCTGTTTTGCCGTGGCCATATTCGGTGCCATGGGCGTGGCCTTTGCGGCCAACGTGTTCACCCTGTACCTCTTCTACGAGGTCATCACCGTGTTCACCTACCCGCTGGTCGCCCATCATCAGGACACCGATGGGTTCTCCGGGGCGCGGAAGTACATCGTCTATTTGATGGGTACGTCCAAGCTCTTCCTGCTCCCGGCCATGGTGCTTACCTACGTATTGACCGGCTCGCTGGATTTCAACTTGCACGACATCGTGCATGGCATGTTCTCGGCACAGGTTCTTGCCGAGCATCCCGGTCTGGTTGGCCTGACGTACATTCTGTATATCGCAGGTATCGGCAAGGCCGCGCTTATGCCGTTCCACAACTGGCTGCCTTCGGCAATGGTGGCGCCCACACCGGTTTCCGCGTTGCTGCACGCAGTGGCAGTTGTTAAGGCGGGTGTGTTTTGCGTCTGCCGGATCATCCTTTCGGGATTCGGCACCGGCGTTCTTGGCAAGCTGACCTTTTCGGACATGTCCTTCAGCATCCTGGGCAGCGTCTGGTTTGCCCCGGGAACGTTCATGGGCAATCTGAACCTCGGGCTGGCAACGGCGTATGTTGCGGCGTTCACCATCGTGTGCGCCTCGCTTATCGCCCTGACCAAGGACGACATCAAGGCCCGGCTGGCCTATTCCACGGTCAGTCAGCTTTCATATGTAGTTATCGGCGTGGCCATGCTCTCGCAATTCGCGGTGCAGGGCGGCGTGATGCACATCGCCCACCACGCCTTTTCCAAGATCACGCTGTTCTTCGCAGCCGGTGCCATCTATGTGGCCACGCACATCAAGAAGATCAGCCTCATGGACGGGCTGGGACGGCGCATGCCGTGGACATTTGGTGCGTTCGGTCTGGCAAGCCTGTCCATGATCGGCGTTCCTCCGGTCTGCGGATTCGTTTCCAAATGGTATCTGGTCAAGGGAACCCTGCAGATCGATCAGACGATCCTGCTGGTTGCCCTGTTGGCCAGTACGGCGCTCAATGCCGGGTACTTCGTACCCATTCTGTACAGGGCCTTCTTCCGCAAACCCGCGCCGGAGGCCAACATTGAGCAATACAGCGAGGCTCCGGGAGTCATGGTCGTGCCGTTGTTCACTACTGCGGTCATCTCCGTGCTGCTGGGTCTGTATCCGCAGACATTCCTGAACTTCATAAAAGTCTTCGGGAACTTCTAG
- a CDS encoding 2TM domain-containing protein, whose product MNSGLGIMLEKMRDNWKAWRMIFFVVLAVLVALNFFIHPHHPHFGLDKYPGFWAIFGCGIGLVMVLVMKKIVQPTIGRKEDYYDRGE is encoded by the coding sequence ATGAACAGCGGACTCGGAATAATGCTGGAAAAGATGCGGGACAACTGGAAGGCATGGAGAATGATATTCTTCGTGGTGCTGGCCGTGCTGGTCGCACTCAACTTCTTCATCCATCCGCATCATCCGCACTTTGGATTGGATAAATACCCGGGCTTCTGGGCCATCTTCGGATGCGGGATCGGACTTGTCATGGTCTTGGTCATGAAGAAGATCGTTCAGCCCACCATAGGCAGGAAGGAGGATTACTATGATCGAGGCGAGTAG
- a CDS encoding Na(+)/H(+) antiporter subunit D, which translates to MIEASSFLHPSIGFLAFALAVPFFRGGAWRWLALVPPLLALYGIMTVDPGTYGGLPYIGETLVLGRVDKLSIVFGQVFAIIALIGMVYSMHLKDKGHYIAGSLYVAGGFGCVFAGDYVTLFLFWELMSVGSTFLVWQAGTKECVGAGFRYFMYHTVGGLFLLAGMLLRYKALGTFAFTHIDPSAAQYYDWLILAGFCVNAAVVPLHAWLPDAYPRASIAGAVFMCAFTTKTAVYVLCRGFAGWEVLAIAGTIMAVFGVLYACIENNARRILSYHIVSQVGYMVAGIGIGTAMTLNGAVAHAYAHILYKGLLFMGAGCLLYATGTAKLDKLGGLAYKLPWVMVLYMIAALSISGMPLFNGFISKTMTITGAAEAHRTWLAFGMEVAAVGTFISVGIKLPYFAFWGRKREYTGEIRPIPLNMYVAMAMGGFLCTLQGIYPDILYRYLPYAVEHAYHPWTTWHVLQALLLLGFSGLAFYFTRQVITPHSKLNLDFDYFYRLIGKLVMAVICWPLSKIDDVWTEVYRTVGLRGLIGMGNKTAWFDRKGIDTVVDGSAYTVRNIGRAGAKVQTSRLQDYLALAVFLGLCLFGLVWYFG; encoded by the coding sequence ATGATCGAGGCGAGTAGCTTCCTTCACCCGTCCATCGGCTTCCTGGCCTTTGCCTTGGCCGTCCCGTTTTTCCGGGGCGGAGCATGGCGCTGGCTGGCGCTGGTGCCCCCGCTTCTGGCCCTGTACGGGATCATGACGGTGGACCCCGGCACGTATGGCGGACTGCCGTACATCGGTGAAACCCTCGTGCTGGGACGCGTGGACAAACTGTCCATTGTTTTCGGTCAGGTCTTCGCCATAATCGCACTTATCGGCATGGTGTATTCCATGCATCTCAAGGACAAGGGGCACTACATCGCCGGTTCACTGTATGTGGCGGGCGGATTCGGCTGCGTGTTCGCGGGCGACTACGTGACCCTGTTCCTGTTCTGGGAACTCATGAGCGTCGGCTCGACCTTCCTGGTCTGGCAGGCCGGAACAAAGGAATGCGTCGGGGCCGGTTTCCGGTACTTCATGTACCATACGGTCGGCGGCCTTTTCCTTCTGGCCGGCATGCTGTTGCGCTACAAGGCGCTTGGCACCTTCGCCTTCACGCACATTGATCCCTCGGCAGCTCAGTACTATGACTGGCTGATTCTGGCCGGGTTCTGCGTGAACGCGGCCGTGGTTCCGCTGCATGCGTGGCTGCCGGACGCCTATCCGCGTGCATCAATCGCGGGTGCGGTGTTCATGTGCGCGTTCACCACCAAGACCGCCGTGTACGTGCTTTGCCGCGGATTCGCCGGTTGGGAGGTGCTGGCCATAGCCGGTACCATCATGGCTGTTTTCGGCGTGCTGTACGCGTGTATCGAGAACAATGCGCGGCGCATCCTTTCCTACCACATCGTTTCGCAGGTGGGATACATGGTTGCGGGTATCGGCATCGGCACGGCCATGACACTGAACGGAGCCGTGGCGCACGCCTATGCGCACATCCTCTACAAGGGGTTGCTGTTCATGGGCGCGGGCTGCCTGCTGTATGCCACGGGCACGGCCAAGCTCGACAAGCTGGGCGGCCTTGCCTACAAGTTGCCGTGGGTCATGGTTTTGTACATGATCGCGGCCCTGTCCATCTCGGGGATGCCGCTGTTCAACGGCTTCATCTCCAAGACCATGACCATCACCGGAGCGGCCGAGGCGCATCGCACTTGGCTGGCTTTCGGTATGGAAGTGGCTGCCGTGGGTACGTTCATTTCGGTGGGCATCAAGCTCCCGTACTTCGCCTTCTGGGGACGGAAGCGCGAGTATACCGGTGAGATCAGGCCCATTCCGTTGAACATGTACGTGGCCATGGCCATGGGCGGCTTCCTGTGCACCTTGCAGGGTATCTATCCCGATATCCTGTACCGCTACCTGCCGTACGCGGTTGAACACGCCTATCACCCCTGGACCACATGGCACGTGCTGCAGGCATTGCTGCTGCTCGGATTCTCGGGGCTGGCGTTCTACTTCACCCGGCAGGTCATCACGCCGCACTCCAAGCTCAATCTGGACTTCGACTACTTCTACCGTCTGATCGGCAAGCTGGTCATGGCAGTCATCTGCTGGCCGCTTTCCAAGATTGACGACGTATGGACCGAAGTCTACCGCACCGTGGGCCTCAGAGGACTCATCGGCATGGGCAACAAGACGGCGTGGTTCGACAGGAAAGGCATTGATACCGTTGTGGACGGATCGGCATACACGGTCAGGAACATCGGCCGCGCAGGGGCCAAGGTGCAGACTTCGCGCCTTCAGGATTACCTTGCGCTTGCTGTGTTCCTCGGGCTGTGCCTGTTTGGTCTTGTCTGGTATTTCGGATAG
- a CDS encoding complex I subunit 4 family protein: protein MDYGYPVLTSLIAFPLLAAVGLFIVPGWLSRGFTLAASIVELMLAIPLIQGLRFTSEFQFVERLPWIPQWGLEYYLGIDGISYLMVLLTLAVLPLCVLCSWTYIGKRIKEFHFCLLFMTSACIGVFSALDLVLFYVFWEAMLIPMYLLIAVWGGDERRYASIKFFLYTLAGSTLLLAAIVAFRITGGTFAIPELMTINFTFNFQFWAFLAMALAFAIKVPMFPFHTWLPAAHVQAPSAGSVILAAVLLKMGTYGFLRFCLPLTPAASEFFAPMMIAISIASIIYGGAVALGQSDVKKLVAYSSVGHMGFVTLGIFLFNVRGVEGAIMQMLNHGIVTGAMFMMIGAVYERSHSRNISDNMGLGKYMPAFMFFWGLFALSSFGFPGTNGFVGEILVFIGAFQAKTWIGFAIVPGALLAAAYMFKVSLKLAWGQPSSFKPGWKDLNEREWTYLAIPAVFVLYIGLAPGIFYKIIDPSIEKLLMDFGERKAVVQVENQQPVKTAAQSVFSGLLFSAE from the coding sequence TTGGACTACGGATACCCTGTTCTCACAAGCCTGATCGCCTTCCCCTTGCTGGCGGCGGTTGGCCTGTTCATCGTTCCGGGCTGGCTGTCCAGGGGCTTTACCCTGGCTGCTTCCATCGTGGAACTCATGTTGGCCATTCCGCTGATTCAGGGCCTCAGGTTTACATCGGAATTCCAGTTCGTGGAACGCTTGCCGTGGATTCCCCAGTGGGGACTCGAATACTATCTCGGCATCGACGGTATCAGCTACCTCATGGTCCTTTTGACCCTTGCGGTGCTGCCACTGTGCGTTCTGTGTTCGTGGACATACATCGGCAAACGCATCAAGGAGTTCCATTTCTGCCTGCTGTTTATGACCTCGGCCTGTATCGGGGTGTTTTCGGCACTGGATCTGGTTCTCTTCTATGTGTTCTGGGAAGCCATGCTTATCCCCATGTACCTGCTCATTGCGGTATGGGGCGGCGATGAACGGCGTTACGCGTCGATCAAGTTCTTCCTGTACACGCTGGCGGGTTCGACCTTGCTGCTGGCAGCCATCGTGGCTTTCCGCATCACGGGCGGCACGTTTGCCATCCCCGAGTTGATGACCATCAACTTTACCTTCAACTTCCAGTTCTGGGCGTTTTTGGCCATGGCTCTGGCCTTTGCCATCAAGGTGCCCATGTTCCCGTTCCATACATGGCTTCCCGCAGCGCACGTGCAGGCCCCTTCGGCCGGTTCCGTGATTCTGGCGGCCGTGCTGCTGAAAATGGGAACCTACGGATTCCTGCGTTTCTGCCTGCCGCTGACACCGGCGGCCAGTGAGTTCTTTGCGCCCATGATGATTGCCATCTCCATCGCCTCCATCATTTACGGCGGTGCGGTGGCATTGGGCCAGTCGGACGTCAAGAAGCTGGTAGCCTACTCCTCGGTGGGCCATATGGGATTCGTGACGCTGGGCATCTTCCTGTTCAACGTGCGCGGCGTGGAAGGAGCCATCATGCAGATGCTCAACCACGGCATCGTCACCGGCGCAATGTTCATGATGATCGGCGCGGTGTACGAACGCAGCCACAGCAGGAATATCTCGGACAACATGGGGCTCGGCAAGTATATGCCCGCGTTCATGTTCTTCTGGGGCCTGTTTGCCCTGTCGTCCTTCGGCTTCCCGGGGACCAACGGGTTCGTGGGTGAAATACTGGTGTTCATCGGCGCGTTCCAGGCCAAGACCTGGATCGGGTTCGCCATTGTTCCCGGTGCGTTGCTCGCAGCGGCATACATGTTCAAGGTCTCTCTCAAGCTGGCTTGGGGACAACCCAGTTCCTTCAAGCCGGGGTGGAAGGACCTGAACGAGCGGGAATGGACCTATCTGGCCATACCCGCAGTGTTCGTACTCTACATCGGTCTTGCGCCGGGCATCTTTTACAAGATCATTGACCCGTCCATCGAGAAGCTTCTGATGGACTTCGGAGAGCGCAAGGCCGTTGTGCAGGTGGAAAACCAACAACCCGTGAAAACGGCGGCTCAGAGCGTGTTCTCCGGCCTGCTGTTCAGCGCGGAATAA
- a CDS encoding NADH-quinone oxidoreductase subunit N has product MLQAFGIKSFPRAEWWVPVGSFIGVIAACLSLNCRGTMFYGVYEVDMASQFFKAVIAFGYWIVAVNACKQETLVEGKRPDYYMFLAFSALGLMMLASSVELITIYLALELSSYSLYAVIPLRSGSRGAAEAGLKYILFGAVATALALYGLSYVIAAQHTTFIAELADKSWSFAQQPMAVVGLSLFLAGMFYKLALFPFHFWAPEVYQGASNETAAYVATLPKMGAIVVLVRLAVFLKPGLELTTTLAVLGGLSMTYGNFAALAQKDLKRLLGFSSVAHAGYIMVGLVSGTAEGLAAASFYGLAYLLMNLLCFWVISRIAVDGRNLELDDLNGLYRRAPYLAFALGAGAFALVGLPPTIGFIGKFFLITSAWNHGYNWLVITLVLNSAIAIYYYLNMVRHAYTKEVEGEEMPKPDCGVLGVVGASLLTVAVLGLGMIPAPVFELAVKAGKALLP; this is encoded by the coding sequence ATGCTCCAGGCTTTCGGGATAAAATCCTTCCCCCGCGCAGAGTGGTGGGTTCCGGTGGGATCGTTCATCGGGGTCATTGCCGCCTGCCTGAGCCTGAATTGCCGCGGAACCATGTTCTACGGCGTATACGAGGTGGACATGGCCTCCCAGTTCTTCAAGGCGGTCATCGCCTTCGGGTACTGGATCGTTGCCGTGAACGCCTGCAAACAGGAAACCCTTGTCGAGGGCAAACGGCCGGATTATTACATGTTCCTGGCCTTTTCCGCTCTCGGATTGATGATGCTGGCCTCCAGCGTGGAACTGATCACCATTTATCTGGCTTTGGAGCTTTCCTCCTACAGCCTGTATGCGGTCATTCCCCTGCGTTCGGGCAGCCGGGGGGCGGCTGAGGCGGGCCTCAAGTACATTCTGTTCGGTGCGGTGGCCACGGCGTTGGCCCTGTACGGCCTGTCGTATGTCATCGCCGCGCAGCATACCACGTTTATCGCCGAACTGGCGGACAAGTCGTGGAGTTTTGCGCAGCAGCCCATGGCCGTGGTCGGCCTGTCGCTGTTCCTTGCGGGCATGTTCTACAAGCTGGCCCTGTTCCCGTTTCATTTCTGGGCTCCGGAAGTGTATCAGGGCGCCAGCAATGAAACCGCTGCCTATGTGGCGACCCTGCCCAAGATGGGCGCAATCGTGGTGTTGGTCCGTCTGGCCGTTTTCCTCAAGCCCGGCCTTGAACTGACCACCACACTCGCCGTGCTCGGCGGCCTGTCCATGACTTACGGCAACTTCGCGGCCCTGGCCCAGAAGGACCTGAAGCGTCTGCTCGGATTCTCGTCTGTTGCGCACGCCGGGTACATAATGGTCGGGCTGGTTTCCGGAACGGCAGAGGGACTGGCGGCCGCCAGCTTCTACGGGCTGGCGTACCTGCTCATGAACCTGTTGTGTTTCTGGGTGATCAGCCGCATTGCCGTGGACGGTCGCAATCTGGAACTGGATGACCTGAATGGCCTGTACCGGCGCGCGCCGTATCTGGCCTTTGCCCTTGGCGCCGGGGCGTTTGCCCTTGTGGGGCTGCCGCCCACCATCGGTTTCATCGGGAAGTTCTTCCTGATCACGTCCGCATGGAACCACGGATACAACTGGTTGGTCATTACATTGGTGCTCAACAGCGCCATCGCCATCTACTACTATCTGAACATGGTTCGCCATGCCTACACCAAGGAAGTCGAGGGCGAGGAAATGCCCAAACCTGATTGCGGCGTGCTGGGGGTCGTGGGTGCGAGCCTGCTGACCGTGGCCGTGCTCGGATTGGGCATGATTCCGGCTCCGGTGTTTGAGTTAGCGGTCAAGGCCGGAAAGGCATTGCTGCCCTGA
- a CDS encoding alpha-hydroxy-acid oxidizing protein: MKEIRKKAREAMKGYCRVCPVCDGRACAGEVPGMGGVGTGASFKNNVAALADVTLNMRLLHDVCDPDPSVNVLGIDLAMPVMAAPIGGVSFNMGGGMEEHEYVDAILGGSKEVGVIGCTGDGVPEFIYKSSFDGIAKVDGHGIPFIKPWEGDELNEKIDMAAKSNPSVFGMDIDAAGLITLRLMGRPVSPKTVKELAVIVEKIHGLGAKFILKGIMDPDEARMAADTGVDAIVVSNHGGRVLDHTPGTAEVLPAVADAVKDKMTIIVDGGIRDGFDVLKAMALGADCTMIGRPFCTAALGGGKEGVVKYLESVMGQLKQAMVLTGCRDMASAGLHLLYEA, encoded by the coding sequence ATGAAGGAAATTCGCAAAAAAGCACGCGAAGCAATGAAAGGATACTGCCGGGTATGCCCGGTTTGCGATGGACGCGCCTGTGCCGGAGAAGTCCCGGGCATGGGGGGCGTCGGCACCGGAGCATCCTTCAAAAACAACGTAGCCGCGCTTGCTGACGTCACACTGAACATGCGCCTGCTGCACGATGTCTGTGATCCCGACCCATCGGTAAATGTGCTGGGCATTGACCTTGCCATGCCGGTCATGGCCGCGCCCATCGGCGGCGTGTCCTTCAACATGGGCGGCGGCATGGAAGAACACGAATACGTGGACGCCATTCTCGGTGGCAGCAAGGAAGTGGGCGTCATCGGTTGCACCGGCGACGGCGTGCCCGAATTCATCTACAAAAGCTCATTTGACGGTATCGCCAAGGTGGACGGACACGGCATTCCCTTCATCAAACCGTGGGAAGGCGACGAGCTGAACGAAAAAATCGACATGGCTGCCAAGTCCAATCCTTCTGTCTTCGGCATGGACATCGACGCGGCCGGCCTGATCACCCTGCGGCTCATGGGGCGTCCGGTTTCCCCCAAGACAGTGAAGGAACTCGCTGTTATCGTGGAAAAAATCCACGGCCTGGGCGCAAAATTCATACTCAAGGGCATCATGGACCCGGACGAGGCGCGTATGGCAGCGGACACGGGGGTGGACGCAATCGTGGTTTCCAATCACGGCGGCCGCGTGCTCGACCACACACCCGGCACCGCCGAAGTGCTGCCCGCAGTGGCCGATGCGGTCAAAGACAAAATGACCATCATCGTGGACGGCGGCATCCGCGACGGTTTCGATGTGCTCAAGGCCATGGCCCTTGGCGCGGACTGTACCATGATCGGCCGCCCGTTCTGCACGGCGGCCCTCGGCGGCGGCAAGGAAGGCGTGGTCAAATACCTTGAAAGTGTCATGGGCCAACTCAAACAGGCCATGGTGCTGACCGGATGCAGGGACATGGCCTCTGCCGGGTTGCATCTTCTCTACGAAGCCTAA
- a CDS encoding sulfite exporter TauE/SafE family protein has translation MLTVFITYMLMGALAGVLAGLLGIGGGLVIVPILYFCFTKQGIPHDVMMHLALGTSLATIIFTSISSCMAHNRRGAVRWDILKTIVVGILIGTFVGTCIASYLSTNFLKGFFGVFLYYVSYQMITGKKPKPSRQVPGTTPMFGIGNVIGIFSSLVGIGGGTLSVPFLTWCNVPIHTAIGTAAAIGLPIALSGTAGYIYNGLGVANLPEWSVGYVYLPALLGIVSMSVITAPLGARLAHSLPVDRLKKVFAILLFVVGTRMLWSLF, from the coding sequence ATGCTCACCGTTTTCATCACCTACATGCTCATGGGGGCACTGGCCGGAGTGCTTGCCGGGCTGCTCGGCATCGGCGGCGGACTGGTCATCGTTCCCATCCTTTACTTCTGCTTCACCAAACAGGGCATCCCACACGACGTCATGATGCATCTGGCACTGGGCACATCGCTGGCCACCATCATCTTCACCTCCATATCCAGCTGCATGGCCCACAACAGGCGCGGAGCCGTGCGTTGGGACATCCTCAAAACCATCGTTGTGGGCATTCTCATCGGTACATTCGTGGGCACGTGCATCGCCTCATATCTTTCCACCAACTTTCTCAAGGGATTCTTTGGCGTATTCCTGTATTACGTCTCCTACCAGATGATTACCGGCAAAAAACCCAAACCCAGCAGACAGGTTCCGGGCACGACACCCATGTTCGGCATCGGCAACGTCATCGGCATCTTTTCCAGCCTTGTAGGTATTGGCGGCGGCACCCTCTCGGTTCCATTCCTGACATGGTGCAACGTCCCCATTCATACGGCCATCGGTACGGCCGCTGCCATCGGATTGCCCATCGCCCTTTCCGGAACGGCGGGATACATATACAATGGCCTTGGTGTGGCCAACCTGCCGGAGTGGTCTGTGGGCTACGTCTACCTGCCCGCCCTGCTCGGCATTGTGTCCATGAGTGTCATCACCGCCCCACTGGGCGCACGCCTGGCGCACAGCCTGCCTGTGGACAGGCTCAAGAAGGTTTTTGCCATCCTCTTGTTCGTGGTGGGAACCCGCATGTTGTGGAGTCTTTTCTAA
- a CDS encoding FadR/GntR family transcriptional regulator, translating into MSKHRYQQIVDQIQGLIQTGEMQPGDRLPSERKLAQTFKVSRNSVREAIRALAEKGVLVSRLGDGTYLAPNDTTLLTETFAKAIGQQKKHIQEIFELRRIIEPQIAGLAAERHTPEQLQELKAVLLDQSRAASGDKDDSEFDREFHRILARSTGNSALFQVMETITRLLDDTRSRYLRDPVRTNHSVQGHISIIEAMEAHDGQAAEKAMARHIIQMQQAVLDGHEE; encoded by the coding sequence ATGAGCAAACACCGCTACCAACAGATCGTCGACCAGATTCAGGGACTGATCCAAACCGGGGAAATGCAGCCCGGTGACAGACTTCCCTCGGAACGCAAACTTGCCCAGACTTTCAAGGTTTCACGAAACAGCGTACGCGAAGCCATCCGTGCTCTTGCGGAAAAAGGCGTTCTCGTAAGCCGTCTTGGCGACGGCACTTATCTGGCCCCCAACGACACCACCCTGCTGACCGAGACATTTGCCAAAGCCATCGGCCAGCAAAAAAAACATATTCAAGAAATCTTCGAACTTCGACGCATCATCGAACCGCAAATAGCGGGGCTGGCCGCCGAACGCCACACCCCGGAGCAGTTGCAAGAGCTCAAGGCCGTGCTGCTGGACCAAAGCAGGGCGGCATCAGGGGACAAAGACGATTCCGAATTCGATCGCGAATTTCACCGCATACTGGCCCGCTCCACAGGCAACAGTGCTCTTTTTCAAGTCATGGAGACCATCACTCGTCTACTGGACGACACTCGTTCCCGCTATCTGCGTGACCCTGTACGAACCAACCATTCCGTACAAGGACACATAAGCATAATTGAGGCCATGGAAGCTCATGACGGGCAGGCTGCGGAAAAAGCAATGGCCCGACACATCATTCAAATGCAACAGGCCGTGCTGGACGGCCACGAGGAGTAA
- a CDS encoding type I restriction enzyme HsdR N-terminal domain-containing protein: protein MHEVSLGGALRDYLTGEELENTTYEEVRQGLAKMLVEEKGYPRERIRSKVKLEYSIDGQQYDRALDFVIVDEEERPLFVILFCSGNVGTYERETACAARLVQGGPAPLALVTDTMEAILINTDDGGCLRQGMEALPTWQELLDMTKDAEVRPLSEEQREKQTRIFHAYSGFLFGACCEGACPVAGPKDD, encoded by the coding sequence ATGCATGAAGTAAGTTTGGGCGGAGCACTCCGTGACTATTTGACCGGCGAGGAACTCGAAAACACCACCTATGAGGAAGTTCGGCAGGGCTTGGCCAAGATGTTGGTGGAGGAAAAGGGATATCCTCGCGAGCGGATTCGATCAAAGGTCAAGCTGGAGTACTCGATTGACGGCCAGCAATATGACCGCGCGCTTGATTTCGTGATTGTGGACGAAGAGGAGCGACCGTTGTTCGTGATTCTATTCTGTTCGGGAAATGTGGGAACCTATGAGCGCGAGACCGCATGTGCTGCCCGACTTGTGCAGGGCGGACCCGCCCCGCTGGCTTTGGTCACGGATACCATGGAGGCCATTCTCATCAATACTGACGACGGCGGCTGTCTGCGCCAAGGCATGGAAGCCCTGCCCACATGGCAAGAGCTTCTGGATATGACAAAGGACGCCGAAGTACGACCATTGAGCGAAGAACAACGGGAAAAACAGACACGCATATTCCACGCCTATAGCGGATTTCTTTTCGGTGCCTGTTGTGAAGGAGCCTGTCCTGTTGCCGGTCCCAAGGATGATTGA